The nucleotide window ATTATAATTTTTGCTATCATAATTTGCAATGACTAAAACAGATAAGATATGGCTTGTGACGGCGCTTCCTCTTTTCGCGCTCATGGTCGTGATAATGGTGAGGGTTTTTTCCTATGACAGAAGTGTGGCGGGAAGCAGGGAGCTCAAAACCGATAAATACAGCATAGAGCTGGAGGGCGGGGAATTCATAGGTTTCTGGAGGAATTTCTATAAAATAAAGAAGGAATCCCCGGATAAAGCTCTGTCCATAAGGATTGTCTCGCCGGAAGACATGATGTACGCCATGGTAAATTTTGAAATAAAGGGAATCGACCCCTCAAGGGCGCAGTTGTCCGGCGCGGCCTTTTCGGAAATAGATAAATTCTTCAACACGATAAAATTCACTATCAGGGCGGGAAGCAGGAAGGACATCTCCTTGAAGATACAGGAGCAGGCGCCTCCCGCGCGGCGGGACGGATGAAAGAAGTTGAGGTAATGAGAGTTTTTTTTGATTTTGTCTCGGCTTCCGCCATGGTTATACTGATCACTAAGGATAAGAGCAGGGTGATGCCGGTCTGGATCGGGGTTTTTGAGGCGCAGGCCATCCAGAGCGCGCTGGACGGAGAGTCTTTTAAAAGGCCGATGACGCACGATCTTTTGAAAAATGTAATAAACGCATCCGGCGGCAGGGTGGATTATATCCTTATTTCCAAGGTTGTTGATAATACTTTCTACAGCAGCATATACATCGAGCGCGCCGGTTCTCAGACGGAAATTGACGCGCGGCCCTCCGACTCGATCTGTATCGCCGTTAAAACCGGCGCTAAAGTATATGTCGCGGATCCATTATATGATAAATTCGAAGAGAGAGAATCTTTTGAAAAAAAGCTTAAAAGCGATTTTTACAGCATGTTCCTTGAGAGCGTAAACAAGGATGAATTGAGGAAAGCCTGAATTTGAGATCATGAAAAAAACAAAATTAAAAAGCGGAAAGATAAAAGCTGTTTATCCGGGAAGTTTTGACCCCGTGACCATGGGGCATATAGATGTGGCAAAGCGCGCGATATCGGTTTTTGACGAAGTGGTGATAGCCGTTATAAACAACCCTTCCAAAAAAACCCGTTTTACCGTCGCGGAGAGAATTTCCATGTTGAAAAAATCCCTTGTCCGCGAGGGCCTTGGAAAGGTGAAAGTCGATTCTTTTGAAGGCCTTCTGGTTCATTATATGAAAACGATCAAAGCCGGTATAATAGTCAGGGGCTTGCGTGCCGTGAGCGATTTTGAGTATGAATTCCAGATGGCGCTCATGAACAGGGAGCTTGCCCCGGATATCGAGACCGTTTTTTTCATGACTGACGCCAAATATGCTTATTTGAGCTCGTCCATTGTCAAAGAAGTCGCATCCCTCGGCGGCGATGTGTCTTCCGCCGTTCCTCCGGCCGCCGCGGCCCAGCTTAAGAAGAACAGATGAATTCCGCTTTTACTGGCCATGGCGGTTTTTATGATAATCGCAACGGTGAAGCGGATGGCTAGCTTAAAAAATCGAGAGGATAATATTATCCCGGGGGAGAAACAATGATTAAAAATTTTGTTCTTGACACCAATGTTCTGATACACGATCCGGCGAGCATTTTTTCGTTCGGCGACAACAATGTCATCCTTCCCATCACCGTCATAGAGGAGCTGGACGGTTTGAAGAAGTTCCATGACGAGAGGGGCAAGAGCGCCCGAAGCGCCTCCCGCCGCATTGACGGGCTGAGGAAAAGGGGTTCCCTCGTCCAGGGTGTGCAGAGCAGGGAGGGTGGCACCGTGAAGGTGCTGATAGGCTCCGGAGAAAAACTGCCGGATTCTTTCGCCTCAAAAGCCGATAACACGATCCTTTCTTTCGCTGTGCACCTTAACAAAACGGAGGGCGGCGTTGTCTTTATCTCAAAAGACATAAATATGAGGATAAAGGCTCAGGTCCTCGGCCTTGAGACCGAGGATTATGAGACGATGAAAGTCAATTTCTCGGAGCTCTATAACGGCTGGAGGGAAATTGAAATGAGCCCGGAAGGAATAAATAAATTT belongs to Candidatus Omnitrophota bacterium and includes:
- a CDS encoding bifunctional nuclease family protein; the protein is MKEVEVMRVFFDFVSASAMVILITKDKSRVMPVWIGVFEAQAIQSALDGESFKRPMTHDLLKNVINASGGRVDYILISKVVDNTFYSSIYIERAGSQTEIDARPSDSICIAVKTGAKVYVADPLYDKFEERESFEKKLKSDFYSMFLESVNKDELRKA
- the coaD gene encoding pantetheine-phosphate adenylyltransferase, translated to MKKTKLKSGKIKAVYPGSFDPVTMGHIDVAKRAISVFDEVVIAVINNPSKKTRFTVAERISMLKKSLVREGLGKVKVDSFEGLLVHYMKTIKAGIIVRGLRAVSDFEYEFQMALMNRELAPDIETVFFMTDAKYAYLSSSIVKEVASLGGDVSSAVPPAAAAQLKKNR